A window from Shewanella livingstonensis encodes these proteins:
- a CDS encoding WYL domain-containing protein: protein MSCREFATQILSGSNSDSPISLSFEKQSQLVTPNILIVATITQAMINIKAIEIEYISPQSGLSQRVVIAHSIVDNGLHWHIRAFDEKSQQFKDFVITRIMSAKLIDKPILDNAKILADQQWMRIVHLELVLHPTNVRYTQAIECDYGMDQGLLKLEVRSALTGYILRRWNVDCSENATQYSPEHHLWLRNRATLYGVDNLHLASGYDELKPATKSTVLKDHLND from the coding sequence ATGTCTTGCCGTGAATTTGCGACTCAAATTCTCAGTGGCAGTAATAGTGACTCGCCAATTTCACTTTCTTTTGAAAAGCAGAGCCAATTAGTCACTCCTAATATTCTAATCGTAGCCACAATCACGCAGGCAATGATTAACATCAAAGCTATCGAAATCGAATATATCTCACCTCAGAGCGGATTAAGCCAGCGAGTTGTCATTGCTCATTCAATAGTTGATAACGGACTCCATTGGCATATTCGAGCATTTGATGAGAAAAGCCAACAATTTAAAGATTTTGTTATCACAAGAATAATGTCCGCCAAACTGATCGATAAACCCATTTTAGACAATGCAAAAATATTGGCTGATCAACAATGGATGCGCATAGTTCATTTAGAGTTGGTTCTGCATCCAACTAACGTTAGATACACTCAAGCTATTGAATGTGACTATGGCATGGATCAAGGTTTACTTAAATTAGAAGTGAGATCAGCATTAACAGGTTATATACTTCGGCGCTGGAATGTGGACTGCTCAGAAAACGCGACACAATACTCCCCAGAACATCACTTATGGCTACGTAATCGAGCCACACTGTACGGTGTTGATAACCTGCATCTAGCTTCCGGTTATGATGAACTTAAACCAGCAACAAAAAGTACAGTTTTAAAGGACCACTTAAATGACTGA
- a CDS encoding ABC transporter substrate-binding protein: protein MKHFTKPIYVAIWAIFTSFLLVAQVAAAERIVSLAPNWSHTVSSLGAENELVGVTRYARFPQSLPDKIARGELPVVGGFTDIDIEKVIALNPSLVLTATGLQLNLKRELEKRGVKVIHMQESSLDEVYRGIDALGQTINRAEASSLLISQIKSQLDTIEQQYANQPKVKVYYEINYFYKCVPGADSYITELIKIAGGEPVFAERSGIAPMVTWDEIVNQNPDFILLPMWPGATGPIFSGTEAGSGTTTIDEVRGRVNANKVTAVIKQQVKFIDSAVTKQAGPNIPNSARLLAEAIHGH from the coding sequence ATGAAACACTTTACCAAGCCAATATATGTGGCAATTTGGGCGATATTTACGTCATTTTTACTGGTGGCGCAAGTCGCAGCTGCAGAACGTATTGTGTCACTGGCGCCCAATTGGAGCCATACGGTGTCATCGCTTGGCGCTGAAAATGAATTAGTTGGCGTGACTCGATATGCCCGCTTTCCGCAGAGCCTACCGGATAAAATTGCCAGAGGCGAATTGCCCGTCGTTGGAGGGTTTACCGATATTGATATTGAAAAGGTCATCGCATTGAATCCCAGCTTGGTGTTAACTGCTACGGGGCTACAGCTAAACCTTAAACGTGAGTTAGAAAAGCGCGGTGTAAAAGTCATCCACATGCAAGAGTCCAGTTTAGATGAAGTGTATCGAGGTATCGACGCATTGGGACAAACTATCAATCGCGCCGAGGCTTCAAGTCTGCTCATTTCACAAATAAAATCTCAGTTAGACACGATTGAACAGCAATATGCCAACCAGCCTAAAGTTAAAGTCTATTATGAGATAAATTATTTTTATAAGTGTGTACCCGGCGCAGACTCTTACATTACAGAGTTAATTAAAATAGCTGGCGGGGAGCCCGTATTCGCTGAACGTTCAGGTATTGCGCCGATGGTGACATGGGATGAAATTGTTAACCAAAACCCGGATTTTATTCTATTACCAATGTGGCCAGGCGCTACAGGTCCAATATTTAGTGGCACAGAGGCAGGCAGTGGTACCACCACTATCGATGAAGTGCGTGGACGAGTGAATGCCAATAAAGTCACCGCTGTTATTAAACAACAGGTTAAGTTTATAGACTCAGCGGTCACCAAACAGGCTGGCCCTAATATTCCTAACTCAGCAAGATTACTTGCTGAAGCCATCCACGGACATTAA
- a CDS encoding helix-turn-helix domain-containing protein produces MITYNIKELIAKKSASENRKITLDEVACAAGVNKAAISKMASNVNYSTTTRTLDALCIYFDCKVEDIIHHSKPQK; encoded by the coding sequence ATGATCACATATAACATAAAAGAATTAATAGCTAAGAAGTCAGCTTCAGAAAATAGAAAAATAACACTCGATGAAGTAGCTTGCGCTGCAGGCGTTAACAAGGCTGCAATTTCAAAAATGGCCTCAAATGTGAATTACTCAACAACAACACGAACCCTTGACGCCCTGTGTATATATTTCGATTGTAAAGTTGAAGACATCATTCACCACAGTAAGCCTCAAAAATAA
- a CDS encoding DmsE family decaheme c-type cytochrome, translating into MNMTIKKTRLFYGAILTFALVFTSYVGAAQSETANSKDDLKTQQLELLQQKFTEGKYSKSGADTCMACHKKTAGVADIFSSVHGNPNTVNGPMAGLQCESCHGPKGKHIGKNEPMISFGKKSPLTAEMQNSVCLACHNDSARLDWHSSVHVTEDVACVDCHQLHTPKDKVLTKQGENEKCMSCHTKEKADSHKRSAHDIKNNDMSCSDCHNPHGTMAEASMNQDTINDTCYQCHAEKRGPFLWEHAPVIENCANCHDAHGAVNERMLKTRVPMLCKQCHGNDYHPSGIPSGNTSIQTAGQGCLNCHTQIHGSNNPAGRTFQY; encoded by the coding sequence ATGAATATGACGATTAAAAAAACTAGGCTATTTTACGGTGCAATTTTAACTTTTGCATTGGTGTTTACCTCTTATGTCGGTGCGGCACAAAGTGAAACCGCTAATAGTAAAGACGATTTAAAAACTCAACAACTGGAGTTATTGCAACAGAAATTTACCGAAGGTAAGTATTCTAAATCGGGTGCTGACACTTGTATGGCTTGCCATAAAAAAACAGCTGGTGTTGCTGATATTTTTAGCAGTGTGCATGGTAATCCAAATACTGTAAATGGTCCTATGGCGGGTTTGCAATGTGAATCCTGTCATGGTCCTAAAGGCAAGCATATTGGTAAAAATGAACCCATGATCAGTTTTGGTAAAAAATCACCTTTAACAGCAGAAATGCAAAATAGTGTGTGTCTAGCTTGCCATAACGATAGCGCTCGTCTCGATTGGCACAGTTCAGTGCATGTTACTGAAGACGTAGCATGTGTTGATTGTCATCAATTGCATACACCTAAAGATAAGGTGCTCACCAAGCAAGGTGAAAATGAAAAATGTATGTCATGCCATACAAAAGAGAAAGCCGACAGCCATAAACGTTCAGCACATGACATTAAAAACAATGATATGAGTTGTAGTGATTGCCATAATCCACACGGCACCATGGCTGAAGCAAGTATGAATCAAGACACGATTAATGACACTTGCTACCAATGTCATGCTGAAAAGCGTGGGCCGTTTTTATGGGAACATGCACCTGTTATCGAAAATTGTGCCAATTGTCATGATGCCCATGGCGCAGTAAATGAACGTATGTTGAAAACACGTGTGCCTATGTTGTGTAAGCAATGCCATGGTAATGATTATCACCCAAGCGGTATTCCAAGTGGTAACACTAGTATTCAAACCGCTGGACAGGGTTGTTTAAATTGCCATACACAAATTCACGGTTCTAATAATCCTGCGGGCAGAACGTTTCAGTATTAA
- a CDS encoding Arm DNA-binding domain-containing protein: MASIRARTGVLFFDFYYQGIRCREQTSLNDTKLNRSRLESVLLNIEAQIRLDRFVYSDMFPDSKRCSQFKKYDDQIRLVKESDPEPSNRLLANIPTFSQFSDEWLAENRIQWKISHSKNVSMIFERYLIPVFGTYSLDQITRPQIIKYRASIIEPKRKSKHSKKLSNDWINHVMTPLRGILNEAALRYDFPTPFINIKPLKIEKTTIEPFSLAEVQFFLSKIRDDFRDYYTVRFFTALRTAEIDGLKWQFVNLDRNEILVQETLVDGNVETPKTSASYRSIQLSQPVIEALKRQRKVTGNKTYVFCNNNGNPLDHRNVTKRIWYPALDEMRLKRRRPYQTRHTCATLWLAAGENPEWIAKQMGHSTTKMLFEVYSRFVPNATRQDGSAFDRLIEQVNFDSTLENADE; this comes from the coding sequence ATGGCTAGTATCAGAGCTCGCACTGGAGTACTTTTTTTTGACTTTTACTATCAAGGCATTCGCTGTCGTGAGCAAACGTCATTAAATGACACCAAACTAAATCGTAGTCGTCTTGAAAGTGTTCTTCTTAATATTGAAGCGCAGATCCGTCTAGATCGTTTTGTCTATTCTGATATGTTCCCTGATAGTAAACGTTGTAGTCAATTTAAAAAATACGACGACCAGATAAGGTTAGTTAAAGAAAGCGATCCTGAACCGTCAAATCGACTGTTGGCTAACATACCAACTTTCAGTCAGTTCTCTGATGAATGGCTTGCAGAAAATAGAATCCAATGGAAGATTAGTCATAGCAAAAACGTGTCTATGATATTCGAACGGTATTTAATCCCTGTATTTGGGACATACAGCCTGGATCAAATTACAAGGCCACAGATTATAAAATATCGTGCAAGTATTATAGAACCCAAAAGAAAGTCTAAACACTCAAAGAAACTCAGCAATGATTGGATAAATCATGTAATGACACCTCTACGTGGCATTTTAAATGAAGCAGCATTGCGTTATGACTTCCCTACTCCATTTATCAATATCAAACCTTTGAAAATTGAGAAGACCACTATTGAACCTTTTTCTCTGGCTGAAGTTCAATTCTTTTTGTCTAAAATTCGGGATGACTTTCGTGACTATTATACCGTGAGATTTTTTACGGCACTGCGAACTGCGGAAATCGATGGTTTAAAATGGCAGTTTGTAAACTTGGACCGTAATGAAATATTAGTTCAAGAAACACTGGTTGATGGCAATGTTGAGACGCCTAAAACATCAGCATCATATCGTAGTATCCAATTATCACAACCTGTTATCGAAGCACTGAAAAGACAACGTAAAGTGACTGGGAATAAGACTTATGTTTTTTGTAACAATAATGGAAATCCATTAGATCATCGAAACGTAACTAAACGTATTTGGTATCCAGCATTAGATGAAATGCGTTTAAAAAGAAGACGTCCATATCAAACAAGGCATACATGCGCGACATTATGGCTAGCCGCTGGCGAGAACCCAGAATGGATTGCTAAACAGATGGGTCATAGTACGACAAAGATGTTGTTTGAAGTTTATAGCCGCTTTGTCCCTAATGCTACCAGGCAAGATGGCAGTGCGTTCGATCGACTCATTGAACAAGTTAACTTTGACTCTACTTTGGAGAACGCGGATGAATAA
- a CDS encoding ABC transporter ATP-binding protein, producing MSSILIADNLNYSYAKHHVVKNVSINVEQGSCFGLLGPNGAGKSTTLEILEGIKNPATGQVLYKGLPLSKSYSKHIGIQFQMTALPDYLKVRDCLHLFASFYDNPVDIEQLISLCLLDDAIDQFHYQISGGQRQRLLLALSLINDPQLIFLDEPTTGLDPNARMAFWQLLSNIKKQGKTIVLTTHYMEEAQHLCDKVAIINAGEIVVKQPPQTLLKAHFLNHILTLPFNVNCPVDSAVPQTFRTRNQGGHYIVECNDAQQAITWLNGLNIPITGLNIRPPNLEDLYLKLTGSSFAI from the coding sequence TTGAGTTCAATTCTTATTGCTGACAATCTTAATTATTCTTATGCAAAACATCACGTTGTTAAAAACGTGAGTATTAATGTGGAACAAGGCTCGTGTTTTGGTCTACTTGGTCCTAATGGCGCGGGTAAATCGACTACGTTAGAGATATTAGAAGGTATCAAAAATCCGGCTACCGGCCAGGTGTTATATAAAGGTTTGCCGTTAAGCAAAAGTTACAGCAAACACATCGGTATTCAGTTTCAAATGACAGCGTTACCTGATTATTTAAAGGTGAGAGACTGCTTACATTTATTTGCCAGCTTTTATGACAATCCAGTCGATATTGAGCAACTTATCAGCCTGTGTTTACTCGACGATGCAATCGATCAGTTTCATTACCAAATTTCAGGCGGTCAGCGGCAAAGGTTGTTACTGGCGTTAAGTTTAATCAATGACCCACAACTGATTTTTCTTGATGAGCCCACAACAGGCTTAGATCCCAATGCGCGAATGGCATTTTGGCAATTACTGTCGAATATAAAAAAACAGGGTAAAACCATAGTATTAACCACCCATTACATGGAAGAAGCTCAACATCTATGCGATAAAGTCGCGATCATCAATGCTGGTGAAATTGTGGTCAAACAACCACCACAAACACTTTTAAAAGCGCATTTTTTAAATCATATCTTAACCTTACCTTTTAATGTTAATTGCCCTGTGGACAGTGCAGTACCTCAAACATTTCGGACTCGAAATCAGGGCGGACATTATATTGTCGAATGCAATGATGCCCAACAAGCCATTACTTGGTTAAATGGCCTTAACATTCCAATTACGGGATTAAATATAAGACCGCCAAATCTTGAAGACCTGTACCTTAAGTTAACCGGGAGTTCATTCGCCATATGA
- a CDS encoding HD domain-containing protein → MNKPVFVWIKNIKFSANLPTANCEFISSNNIIHAITSDDIARKCNFNHGLAQIVFNHDYQGNTVVCAIKPIMTNCKQEQYLNMVNFAEQHHENLVGRFLKLLSLVTLEELQPFINFILDRMDILQLFISSKASHKHHHSYTGGLFEHSIEVAEMTYQNARFLDHSDVECQTGLIAALFHDIGKIYPALHSNSNKYIAGPHDSYAFALLATPLGQLGTLSSRIFSMLCDLLATKPYGHKTRYAIEHVLKQADRTSAESNFAKIRFNELPSHYFYTQVNGNVMYRISSL, encoded by the coding sequence ATGAATAAGCCAGTATTTGTGTGGATAAAAAACATAAAATTCAGTGCTAACTTACCTACAGCTAACTGTGAATTTATTTCAAGCAATAACATTATTCACGCTATAACATCGGATGATATAGCAAGGAAATGTAACTTTAATCATGGACTTGCTCAAATTGTATTTAATCATGACTACCAAGGTAATACGGTTGTATGTGCAATAAAACCAATCATGACTAATTGTAAGCAAGAGCAGTATTTGAACATGGTTAATTTTGCTGAACAGCATCATGAAAACTTAGTGGGCAGGTTTTTAAAATTACTCAGCCTGGTGACACTTGAGGAGCTACAACCATTCATTAATTTTATCCTGGATAGAATGGATATTTTACAATTATTCATAAGTTCTAAAGCAAGCCATAAACATCATCATAGCTACACTGGAGGCTTGTTTGAACACAGTATTGAAGTAGCCGAAATGACGTATCAAAATGCTAGATTTTTAGACCATTCTGATGTGGAATGCCAAACAGGTCTTATCGCTGCGCTATTTCATGACATCGGTAAAATATATCCCGCTTTACATAGCAATAGTAATAAATATATAGCGGGTCCACATGATAGTTATGCTTTTGCCCTTTTAGCTACCCCTTTAGGGCAGTTAGGAACACTTAGTAGTCGGATATTTTCGATGTTATGTGATCTTCTTGCCACGAAGCCTTACGGTCATAAAACCCGATATGCCATTGAGCATGTACTTAAACAGGCAGACCGCACGTCCGCTGAATCAAATTTTGCAAAAATAAGGTTTAACGAATTACCTTCACATTATTTCTATACCCAAGTTAATGGCAATGTCATGTATAGGATAAGTAGCCTTTAA
- a CDS encoding tyrosine-type recombinase/integrase translates to MATTKIRDFINELISKGNQHPFYLEVFDAFLKQNDHTIDEEIQNKDKEAFFLSYRNLLGHLKKRFIQSETKVLPEELRALIAQLKPAVLNKQEQLLILQSLLNYAKKHHGIDSPNIPSIVTLKRDKPILSPVELVKLPIVEMLYTLLEKELFSPNRSLSLEAKLGRTAILVYITVNVSKTQDLLSILESPQEIFYVGGICYWQSQKVKTASTRFILSDVAVMALQQWTNLNEGKPVKIAACIIKYLNTTSEFDWSDLSILKSRTLRKIDNILRYGPVQYQMYFLPSVSQALPEHAFMRILTNKACLYSEPHLIETSGESSITFKPWHKIISDNKGFIAIDFTLKQLDEILMRLLKLDENKETRANCLAAMGNELKSSEVKDNPYLWLLCSWLFSLLKNGGTYKRRIKVSTTVDYVKSLSKPFLTLFSSCDIGLLSGEDWANKLNEAAEIFTSAQRKKYVYYFAHFLIEANLVHDLCLSDIDVIGSSSEVDANLISAPHIDDVLNYLTEHVEDGAIYQYAYFLLCFCFFSGLRRNESAKLTWADFSFAAKAPSDDQFDYVHLSVRPNQHRTLKTTSARRELPLDALWPKSCIHKLRVRYQIHQNSGASKKALLFDNIKLVNQAYELITDLIRHCTQDYSLRVHHLRHSFANWTWCRLNQNIINQGRSQLTIFDHEIFNTDYLQQLQTRLRYNSNTRKMMFILAHLMGHKDVQSTLNSYLHLKDILYYLELSPRFTLTKYFMSECVGRASLLEQEPGLSLAERIRYYTSDTEAKLGINPAPLTSSLTIATLSTFIINIKPNIKISSLTWAKALNALKVSSVIESSQYYNVPIEQLQQLLNNAEQVHQHYPRIGKKLPLIPTFPRLSNITSITDPDNKLAKSSKVFIYLCDKFDKSLDVEPLTLANIRLSMEILSYAVPGKDYALRCPESNVSRMFIRFCQLLGLKDRHLKFKFHRANLDTDQAKLIEIRWKKTITDYGFSEANLVVASESEGRFLGNHDGNGFLEIALVNTKYKRVQRHQSMFSFLHLLLILSYEKEDVIG, encoded by the coding sequence ATGGCTACCACTAAAATCCGTGATTTTATAAACGAACTCATAAGCAAAGGAAATCAACATCCTTTTTATTTAGAGGTATTCGATGCTTTCTTAAAGCAAAACGACCATACGATTGATGAAGAAATACAAAATAAGGATAAAGAAGCTTTTTTTTTATCCTATAGGAACTTGCTTGGGCACTTAAAAAAACGTTTCATACAGTCAGAAACCAAAGTGTTACCAGAGGAGCTGAGGGCTTTAATTGCTCAATTGAAGCCTGCAGTGCTCAATAAACAAGAACAGTTATTGATATTACAATCTCTACTCAATTATGCAAAAAAACATCATGGGATCGACTCTCCTAACATACCGTCTATTGTGACATTAAAGCGCGATAAACCAATATTATCGCCGGTGGAACTCGTAAAATTACCAATCGTAGAGATGCTATACACCTTATTAGAGAAAGAATTATTTTCGCCAAATAGATCACTCTCACTAGAAGCAAAATTAGGACGTACTGCAATATTAGTTTATATCACTGTCAATGTGAGTAAAACCCAAGACCTACTTTCAATACTTGAATCCCCACAAGAGATTTTTTATGTAGGGGGCATTTGTTATTGGCAATCCCAAAAGGTTAAAACAGCTTCAACAAGATTCATATTGAGTGATGTCGCGGTCATGGCACTTCAACAATGGACTAACCTAAATGAAGGTAAACCAGTAAAAATAGCAGCATGTATCATCAAATATTTAAATACGACCTCTGAATTTGATTGGTCTGACTTATCAATCCTGAAATCACGCACTTTACGAAAAATAGACAACATTTTACGTTATGGGCCGGTTCAGTATCAGATGTATTTTCTCCCCAGTGTCAGTCAGGCTTTACCAGAACATGCTTTCATGCGGATATTAACCAACAAAGCATGTCTTTATTCAGAACCGCATCTTATAGAAACGAGCGGTGAAAGTAGTATTACATTTAAGCCATGGCATAAAATAATCAGTGATAATAAAGGCTTTATCGCGATAGATTTTACCTTAAAGCAGTTAGATGAAATCCTGATGAGATTACTTAAGCTCGATGAAAATAAAGAGACTCGAGCAAATTGTTTAGCAGCAATGGGCAACGAACTAAAATCATCAGAAGTAAAAGACAACCCTTATCTTTGGTTATTATGCTCATGGTTATTCTCACTGCTAAAAAATGGGGGGACCTACAAGCGTCGTATAAAAGTATCGACCACTGTCGATTACGTTAAAAGTCTTAGTAAACCGTTTTTAACGCTATTTAGTTCCTGTGATATAGGGCTTTTATCAGGAGAAGACTGGGCTAATAAGCTAAATGAAGCTGCTGAAATATTTACTTCAGCTCAACGAAAAAAATATGTTTATTACTTCGCTCATTTTTTAATTGAGGCAAACCTTGTTCATGACCTATGTCTATCGGATATCGATGTTATTGGCAGTTCCAGTGAAGTCGATGCTAATTTGATTTCAGCTCCCCATATCGATGATGTATTAAATTATTTAACTGAGCATGTTGAAGATGGAGCCATTTATCAATATGCATATTTTTTACTTTGCTTTTGCTTTTTTAGCGGGTTACGTAGAAATGAATCGGCAAAATTAACATGGGCTGATTTCTCATTTGCTGCAAAGGCTCCAAGCGACGATCAATTTGATTATGTACACCTTTCAGTAAGACCAAATCAACATCGTACTTTGAAAACGACCTCGGCTCGTCGTGAATTACCGTTAGATGCACTTTGGCCGAAATCTTGTATTCATAAGTTAAGAGTAAGGTATCAAATTCATCAAAATTCTGGAGCAAGTAAAAAAGCACTGTTGTTTGATAACATTAAATTGGTAAACCAAGCTTATGAGCTAATAACTGATTTGATTCGTCATTGCACCCAAGATTACAGTTTACGTGTTCATCATCTTCGCCATAGCTTTGCTAATTGGACATGGTGCCGCTTAAATCAAAATATTATCAATCAGGGAAGATCTCAATTAACAATATTCGATCATGAGATATTCAACACTGACTATCTTCAACAACTGCAAACCAGGTTAAGATACAATAGTAATACTCGTAAAATGATGTTTATATTAGCGCATCTAATGGGGCATAAGGATGTCCAATCAACGTTGAATAGTTATCTTCATCTCAAAGATATCTTGTATTACCTTGAGTTAAGCCCTCGCTTTACATTGACTAAATATTTTATGTCAGAATGTGTTGGTCGTGCATCATTACTTGAACAAGAGCCAGGGTTAAGTCTGGCAGAAAGGATTCGATATTACACTAGTGATACCGAAGCAAAGTTGGGAATTAACCCTGCACCATTAACGTCATCATTAACGATAGCCACATTATCGACGTTTATCATAAACATAAAACCCAATATAAAAATTAGTAGCTTGACGTGGGCTAAAGCTCTCAATGCGTTAAAAGTAAGTTCGGTTATTGAATCATCTCAATATTATAATGTGCCGATTGAGCAATTACAGCAACTACTAAATAATGCTGAACAAGTGCATCAGCATTACCCACGAATAGGCAAAAAATTGCCATTAATTCCTACATTTCCACGATTAAGCAATATAACCAGTATTACAGATCCTGATAACAAGTTAGCCAAATCTAGCAAAGTGTTTATTTATTTATGCGATAAGTTCGATAAGAGTCTAGACGTTGAGCCGTTAACATTAGCCAATATTAGATTGAGCATGGAGATATTATCATACGCAGTACCAGGAAAGGATTATGCGTTGAGGTGCCCTGAGTCAAACGTTTCAAGAATGTTTATCCGGTTTTGTCAGCTACTTGGCCTAAAAGATCGGCATTTAAAATTCAAATTTCATCGAGCTAACTTAGATACAGACCAAGCAAAACTAATAGAAATTCGATGGAAAAAAACCATCACCGATTATGGGTTCAGTGAGGCGAATCTTGTTGTTGCGAGTGAGAGTGAAGGGCGCTTCCTAGGTAACCATGATGGAAATGGATTTCTTGAAATCGCGCTAGTAAATACTAAATATAAACGGGTGCAGAGACACCAAAGCATGTTTAGTTTTTTACATTTATTGCTTATATTGAGCTATGAGAAAGAAGACGTTATCGGCTAA
- a CDS encoding ABC transporter permease, translating into MRALWALIHSRNLEFIRDRSALGWSLFFPLILILALGLIFDDEEKSIYQVGYIDATSVSEIQQTLKHVEFIQYPDLATAQHKVSRHLVDIIIDNDNYWVNADSSRGYIIEQLVLTRIPTLQKQLIEGDAVRHIDWLLPGIIGMNMMFSALYGVGYVIVRYRRTGVLKRMQVTPLAPWQFLLSQLLSRLFTLVVTSIIVFMVVCVIFSVNIVGNPLLLLLNITLGGAAMLGIGLLVASRADSEEFSNGILNIFSWPMMLLSGIWFSLEGAKPWVRAIADLLPLTHMNDANRAVIIDGADFFAIFHHLWPLALITCVTLGLASWRFKWN; encoded by the coding sequence ATGAGAGCATTATGGGCCTTAATCCATTCACGAAATCTTGAGTTTATTCGAGATCGTTCAGCACTAGGCTGGTCGCTATTTTTCCCACTTATTCTTATCCTAGCCCTAGGTTTAATTTTCGATGACGAAGAAAAAAGTATCTACCAAGTTGGTTATATAGATGCGACATCGGTGAGTGAAATACAACAAACCCTTAAGCATGTAGAGTTTATTCAATACCCCGATCTTGCAACTGCTCAGCATAAAGTGTCACGCCACCTTGTTGATATAATCATTGATAACGATAACTACTGGGTAAATGCCGACTCGAGCCGCGGCTATATTATTGAACAATTGGTGTTAACCCGCATTCCTACGCTACAAAAGCAGCTTATTGAGGGTGACGCTGTGCGTCACATTGACTGGCTTTTACCGGGGATTATTGGCATGAATATGATGTTCTCGGCACTATACGGTGTGGGTTATGTGATTGTGCGCTATCGCCGCACCGGTGTACTAAAACGCATGCAAGTGACCCCGTTAGCACCTTGGCAATTTTTACTGTCGCAGTTACTCAGCCGTTTATTTACGCTTGTGGTCACATCCATCATTGTCTTTATGGTTGTTTGTGTGATTTTTTCGGTCAATATTGTTGGCAACCCATTATTGTTATTATTAAACATTACCTTAGGGGGCGCTGCGATGTTAGGCATAGGCTTATTGGTAGCCAGCAGAGCCGATTCTGAAGAATTTAGTAATGGCATACTCAATATATTCTCCTGGCCGATGATGTTGCTCTCGGGTATTTGGTTTAGTTTAGAAGGCGCAAAACCTTGGGTGAGAGCTATTGCAGACTTATTGCCATTAACGCACATGAACGACGCGAACCGTGCAGTGATTATTGATGGCGCTGACTTTTTTGCGATATTTCATCACTTATGGCCATTAGCATTAATCACATGTGTCACACTTGGTTTGGCTAGCTGGCGTTTTAAGTGGAACTAA
- a CDS encoding DUF1819 family protein produces MTDHKKYLGDLIGGSLMIRESQIIADLLLKATTSEQWNEAIIENNILQKPSAASAKRNAATIKKRLQGLDKAFLEKLAYSGTEEATQLMFAATLINSTLLADFMRSIVSDAKRMFRETLNVDDWQHFWEGKTRQYPTLGDISVSSTYKVSQVAFKLLVDAGYLESTQHKRFLNVYISPDVRQILLNLNRDDIVRAMEP; encoded by the coding sequence ATGACTGACCACAAAAAATACTTAGGCGACCTTATCGGCGGAAGCTTAATGATAAGAGAAAGTCAGATCATTGCTGATTTATTATTAAAAGCCACAACAAGCGAGCAATGGAACGAAGCGATTATCGAAAATAATATCCTTCAAAAACCTTCAGCAGCTTCTGCAAAACGTAATGCAGCCACCATAAAAAAGCGTTTACAGGGCTTAGATAAAGCATTCTTAGAAAAATTGGCTTACAGCGGTACTGAGGAAGCGACACAACTCATGTTTGCAGCAACTTTAATCAATTCTACATTGCTTGCAGACTTCATGAGAAGCATAGTAAGCGATGCCAAACGGATGTTTAGAGAAACGTTAAATGTAGATGATTGGCAACATTTTTGGGAAGGAAAAACAAGGCAGTACCCAACACTTGGTGATATATCAGTATCTTCAACATATAAGGTGTCTCAAGTAGCATTTAAGCTATTAGTAGATGCAGGGTATTTAGAAAGCACCCAACATAAGCGTTTCCTCAATGTTTATATTTCTCCAGATGTAAGGCAGATACTCTTAAACCTTAATCGTGATGATATCGTAAGAGCAATGGAGCCATAA